Sequence from the Thermocoleostomius sinensis A174 genome:
GTTGAAGCGTATAAACTAGCCCGCGAACAAGGCATTCTGTTCGATTTTTCCCATGCATCACCTTGGCTGGTTCCGTTCTATGAAAATTTGGGGTTTCGTCGCTACGGCGATAATTTTCTGGATGTAGATGCTGGATTACAAATTCCATTAGTGTTGCTGCTAGACGATATTGCCCATTTGCAAGCGGTGCATTCTCCTATGTATCGATCGGCTCGTCGAGTAACCACACCAACCGTTACACGAGATTGGTTTCTTGAAGCCTTTCCTAAAGCTGCTGATTTCTTCAACACCTATCAACACTCGCCCGAAGAAGTTTGGGAATTTTGGTTGCACAAACAACAAAATCATTCTGATCAACCAGTGTCTATTTTTCAATCTCTCGATCGAGAGCAACTCAAAAAACTTTTGAGACAAGGATTATTTCATTCGGTGAAAGCAGGTGAGAACATCGTGCGGATTGGGGATATCCATAGCTCAGTGTTCGTTGTGTTGTCGGGTATCGTTCAACGCCAGAGCACCATTCATTCTAACACCACCACTACATCAGTACTTAATCCTCATCATTTCTTTGGAGAAGTCACCCTGTTTGCTTCGCTGCCATCCCCAGAACAAGTCACAGCCGTCACCGATGTAGAACTGTTTGTGCTGCCCAAACAAGCCGCTATGCGAGCGATCAAGACCATGCCCGACGCTATGTGTCAGTTCTTTTTGCAGGTCTCTCAATCGCTGTGCGAACGGTATGTTGCCAAAGATGTGACTTACGAGCGATCGACCGATTTATCTTCATCCAACATCAATCAAGCTGCTTAACCTTAGCCCCTTCTACCTCCCACCCATCTACTCATCTACTCATCTACTTATCCCACCCCATTCATAAGGAGAAAACTTGTGCAGGAAATTTTGCAGGTCATTCAAAAAGCCAAAACAATTTTTCGCCTCAAACTAGAACAAGTCGAGCAATCTGGCGGCTTAACCCTAGAACAATATGTTCGCTATTTGTCGATGCAATATCATCTGACGCGCAATGTCCAACGGCACTTCTTTACGATCGCAGGACATCCTTTGCTAGCTCATAAAGGCAAACTACGCGAATTTCTTGTCGCCTTCGGATTAGAAGAAGAGATGCACTACAAAATTGCCTGTAAAGATCTAGAAAATCTAGGGTATGACGTTTTACCCGTGCCATTGGACGTTAAATTGTGGTGGACGTATTTTGATTCAGTGATTCACTCGCGTCCGCTGGTGCGGCTGGGTGCAACTTGCATTTTGGAAAACCTTGGCGCAGGTGGTGGCGATGTCGTCAAGCGACTGATGAGCAACGCCCCATTTATCAACGAACGCACGTCTCGCTTTGTGCAAATTCACCTACACGAAGAGTTGCCCCACGGGGATTGGATTGTACAAACCCTGAAAGATGTGCCCCTAGACGTAGCCAATATTCGTGACCTGCGCGAAGGAGCCGAAACGGGCGCGATTCTTTATCTACGGATGGTAAATTGGGCATTGGGAACGGATTACCTGACCAACTGCATCCTGGAAGAACCCACCAATGCGCTTCCTTCTCAGGTGGCTTAATTCTATATCAGTCTGTTGGCTTTACAGAATCTTTAATAGCTGTCCGGAATTGGAGAAAACGATCGGGTATCCATTCATTGCATTTGAATTCCTTTCGATGGAAAATCTGTCATGAAGACAACCTCGCCTCAGCGCGTCAAGTTGTTCCCTAAGAATGTCTACGGTACGGTTGAGAAGCGTATCACCCCTACACAGCCAGGACGAGTGCGGTTTCAAGGCAGCACCTGGAAGGCTCGATTTTATGGAGCAGCGTGTCCGGTGCTGGTTCCTGGGGACGCTGTCAAAGTGGTTGGGCTAGAAGGAATTACCCTCCTGGTTCTGCCTAAAGGGGATGCATCCGACACCCCCGATCGGTAGTCGAGTCCGGCAACCTGCCGGTTGATTCTAATACGTCATAAGTTACTTCATACTACGAGTAGGGTGGGTAATGCTCACCCTACCCTATCAGCGTTGAAATGTCGAAACAACGATCGCAGCCTATTCGTATTCGTAAGCCATAGACTCCAAGGTTTCCATTTCGGGTTGCTCGAGTTCAATGGCAATTTCTGTAGATTCTGGTAGCGATAGCGGTACTGGTGGTAGAGCAGTTTTAGCTTTGGCTTTATAGGCAGCAGGATCGATGCGATTCCAATGCTCAATCATGCTCAGAACAAATCCTACTCCAAAGTAAACCAGGCTAACTAAAATGACCAGGTTGCAAGTGAAGTCTACAAGGGCTTCCACGATCGTGCTCCTAATCAACGGATATAACAACAGATATTTTGGAGGCAGTTAACTATTTCGTTAACTTGGCTACCATTCTCTAGCTTACTGTAGCCGAGGACGGCCAAAAATAGTCACCCCCTAACGAGAGATCGCCCCGTGTTTGTAGCGAATTACTAAAATCAGTTGCTCGTGAGGACAATTCTTGCCAATCTCGTTTAAAGTCACTGCTGCAATAGCAATTCAGAACAAGACCATGAGTCTAAGCGTAATTAAATTCTCTTCGGAAGATTGTGGACTTTGCCACAAGATGTCGTTTTATGATCAAAAAGTTGCTGAGGAACTTGGTCTAGACTTTGTTGATGTCAAGATGCAAGACACAGCCACCTATCGCAAATACCGCAAAATTTTGCTGGCCCAATATCCTGACAAAGCGGAAATGGGCTGGCCGACCTACATCATTTGTGATTCGCCTGACGGCGAATTTAAGATTGTGGGGGAGGTGAAAGGAGCACACCCCAAGGGGGAATTTCGATCGAAATTGCAAGAGGTAGTGGCGCAGATGAATTAGGGCGGCAGCTAATTTGCCGTGGCTTCAAAAAGGCTTAAAAAAGATTTAGCTGTTCGCTTTCCAAAGGAGTCGCCATTGCTTGCTTCTTTTCTAGTTTCTCTAACTCCGAAGCGGGGGTTTCAGAGGCGAGTTTGTGGGCAAAGCGGGTCGTTTCTGGCAGGCGATATTTGGTTGTGCAGCGCAACACATAATCGATCGCTGTTTCTAAACTCACCCGATGCCCCGGAGAAATGTATAGTGGTTTGGTTTTAGGGCGAGTGCGTAAGGCGGCTCCGATCGTCTCTCCTTTGTGCTGGAGCGGTTGCCAAGCGCCTTTTTCATCGAGTATGTCGGCATGGTTTCCCACCAACAGCGATTTAGCTACACCAATGCTAGGAATGTTAGTGAGCAACCCCAAGTGGCAAGCTATGCCAAACCGACGTGGATGGGCAGTTCCTTGACCGTCGCACAGCAATAGGTCAGGTAGAATGTGCAATTTTTCCAATGCATCCAATACGGCAGGAACCTCGCGAAACGACAGCAGCCCAGGAATATAGGGAAAGGTGGTAGGACGACGGGCGATCGTCTGTTCCTGTAACTGTAGACCTGGAAAGCTTAAAACAGCGACAGCTGCCCGAGTGGTATGACCTGCATCTTCAAACCCCACATCTACGCCTGCGACCGTATCAATGCTCTGGAACTGATCAAGCGTAATGACAGCCTGCTGCAAGGATTGCTGGAGGGCGATCGCTTCCTCTGGTGTTAAATTCCAGTCGTGTTGATGATGCAAGTCCATAAGCTAAAAGCAGATAAGAGCATTAAGCCTACCTTACCTGCTTTCACGTCACGAGTTAATCTTGCAATAGAAAGAAGCTGCCACTGAGCTTAGTTAGCCGCGCCGACCAATGCCCACATAGCGGAATCCAGCTTTCTCAACCACGTCTTGATCCAAAAAGTTACGACCGTCAATGATGATTGGTGTAGTCATCAACGTCGCCATCTTGGCAAAATCAAGGCTGCGGAATTGTTTCCAATCTGTCACCAACACCAACGCATCACAGCCATCTGCCAACCGCTCTGGGTCAGTTTCTACTAGGACGTTGGACAAGCCGTGCCGCATTCCACTCTGAGATACCAGTGGATCAAACGCTTTCACCTTCGTTCCCAGCCGATGCAGTTGTTCGATGATGTCGAGAGCGGGCGCATCGCGCATGTCATCGGTATCAGGTTTGAAGGTCAAGCCCAATAAACCAACGGTTTTACCCTTGAGGATTTTCAACACTTGTTGCAGTTTTTCCACTGCTAGCAGGCGCTGTCGTTGGTTCACACTGACCGCCGACTTAAGCAACTGCGCTTCATAGCCATAATCGTCAGCAGTGTGAATCAAAGCAGACACATCTTTCGGGAAGCAGGAACCGCCCCAACCAATGCCAGCTTGCAGAAACTTGTTGCCAATGCGCGAGTCCAGACCAATTCCTTTAGCCACTTGCGTCACATCTGCGCCTACCCGATCGCAAATGTTGGCGACTTCGTTGATGAAACTGATTTTGGTGGCCAAAAAGGCGTTGGCAGCGTACTTAATCATCTCAGCTGAGCTTAGGTCAGTCACAAGAACGGGAACCGTTGGCAGGGATTTGTCTTCGGCAAACTCCCGCGACACGATCGGCGCATATAGTTCTTTCATCATCGAGATAGCCCGCTGACCGTTGCTACCGAGCACAATGCGATCGGGGTTGAAGGTATCGTAGATAGCGCAGCCTTCCCGCAGAAATTCAGGATTGCTGACTACATCAAAATCAGCGGTGATTTCGGTAGCCGTTCCACCGCCCGCCGCCACGAGTTCTTTCTGTCGCTCTGCTACACCATCTAGCACCAGCATTCGCACCCAGTCTCCAGAGCCAATGGGCACAGTTGACTTATTGACAATAACTTTGTATCCACCGTTCAGGTGCTCTCCAATGCCGCGTGCCACTGCTTCTACATAGCGAGTGTCGCTTTCTCCCGTTGGTAAAGGAGGAGTGCCTACGGCGATAAACAAGATATCGCCATGGGAGACGCCCGCACCTAAATCGCTTGTGAAGTGAATCCGCTGTGACTGAATGGCTCCTTGCATCAACTCAGACAATCCTGGCTCAAAAATGGGAGACTGCCCAGACTGCATCAGTTTTACTTTCTCTTCGTTGTTATCAACGCAAACAACATCGTGCCCGATGTGAGCCAAACAAACACCTGTTACCAAGCCAACGTATCCAGTACCAATGACACAAACACGCATGGAAATCAGTTCCTTAAACAATGAGAGACAACATGGATTCGTTTCCACCTTCTGTCAAATCATGGTTGAACAGAAGTAGGACGGTTGTGCGAGGAGAGACGGCGGTCATCGTTCGACAATTGTTCTAACACAACTGTATTAAACCCGATCGCCTAAATTTGTAGGGGGGCTTCTGTTTTGTCTTTGTCAGATTGAGCCGCTTCAGTGAGCCGTGCCCGGAAGTCTTCAATCGTACGTTGCAGTCCTTCTTGCAGCGGCACGGTAGGTTGCCAATCTAGATGGGTTTTAGCTCGTGTAATATCGGGTTTACGGCGGCGGGGATCATCTTGGGGCAAGGGCTTAAAGTCGATCGCCACATCCGGGTTAACCATTTGCTGCACCGCTTGAGCCAGTTGCAGAATCGTGTACTCGTCTGGATTGCCTAAATTAACTGGGCCAATAAAGTCGCTGTTCATCAAGCGCATAATACCTTCTACCAAGTCAGAGACGTAGCAGAAGCTGCGGGTTTGAGACCCGTTTCCATAGACGGTCAAGGGTTGCCCGCGTAGCGCTTGCACCACAAAATTGCTGACGACTCGACCGTCGTTTTCCAACATGCGGGGGCCATAGGTATTAAAAATACGGACGATGCGGATGTCCACATCATTTTGACGATGGTAGTCAAACGCCAGGGTTTCTGCTACTCGTTTGCCTTCGTCATAGCAACTGCGAATGCCGATCGGGTTGACATTGCCGCGATATTCTTCGGTTTGAGGGTGCATTTCTGGATCGCCATACACTTCCGAGGTCGAAGCCAGCAGAAATCTAGCTTTCACCCGTTTAGCTAATCCCAGCATATTTAACGTACCCATGACGTTGGTTTTGATGGTTTTAACGGGGTTGTACTGGTAGTGCACAGGCGAAGCTGGACAAGCCAAATGATAAATTTGATCGACTTCTAAGCGAATGGGTTCGGTGACATCGTGCCGAATCAGTTCAAAGTTGGGATGATTAAACCATTTGAGAATATTGCGCTTATGTCCGGTGTAGAAGTTGTCGAGGCAAAGAACGTCATGGCCTTGCTCCATTAACCGATCGATAAGGTGAGATCCAATAAAGCCGGCGCCACCTGTGACTAAAATTCGCATAGTATTGGTTACTCTGTATACTCCAAGAATGTTCGGCAGACCGACAACGTCGATCTTTAGGGTTCCCTCTAGATTCAGGGTTCCCTCTAGATTCCAAATTCCTCGCACATTGCCAGAATCTTAAATTGATCTGAAGTTTGGCTAGGTTCGCCCTTTACGTTTACCAAATCTTTACCTGCTAAAACACTAGCAATCTGGACGACTGCTTATTTTGCAACCGCATATTCACGGAACTTTTAATATCCGCTTTAGTGGGTCAGGGCAGTCCAATCGAGCTTTTGTTCGCAAACTTCATCATCGTTGTGATAACACAGAACTTAATTTTTTGAAAGATTTAGAAAGATTTTTTAGTGAGAGAAAACTCACAATTTTTTTACAATGGCGGGTGGACCGGACTAGAACATAACCTGGCTAGAAATCGTCTTGAACGTTCGATCGCAATCTCCGCTGATATTGCATTCCTGGCAACATTGAAGCTAAATCCATCAGTTCAAGTTGAGACAGGACACTAAGCACGGTTCCAGCATCTAATCCGGTTTGTTCGACTAGCCAATCAACCGTGACTGGCTCTAGGGGCATGGACTGCAACACCTGCCGTAATTCTGGTGCAAGCTCAAGCCCAACCAAACTCTCTTCGGCAAACATAGTCAGTTGCGTTGAAGAGGATGGGGCAAGCGACACCGACGAGGCAAGGGGCGGCAAGTTTGGTAACAGTCCTAGCCCATTTAATAGCTCTTGTTCGCCTAGAATGACCTGAGCACCTTGGTTAAGCAGTTCTAAACAGCCTTTAGAACGAGAATTATCGAGTGAACCAGGCAAAACGTAGACCTCGCGTCCATAGTCATTGGCAAACCGAGCCGTGATCAGGGCCCCCGATCGTTCAGGTGCTTCAACAATTAGGGTCGCTCGGCATAATCCAGCAATAATTCGGTTGCGACGCGGAAAGTGAGAGCGATCGGGTTGTGTTCCGGCTGGATGCTCACTCAATAGCAACCCCTGCGAGACAATTTGTTCCGCGAGCTTGTGGTTAAACCAAGGATAGATCACATCTACACCCGTGCCTAATACGGCGATCGTCCGTCCCGCGGTCGCTAGGCAGGTATGATGGGCTTCCGTATCGACCCCTGCTGCTAAGCCGGACACAACGGTGAATCCAGCTTTGGTTAACGTGGCACTGAGTTTGCGCGTCCACCGTCTACCATAGTCTGAGGGTTTGCGCGTTCCCACGATTGCAATAGCCGGTAACAGTCCTTGATTTTCTGGGGGACTGACTCGACCGCGGAAGTAGAGAACGGGAGGCGGATCAGGAATTTCCCGCAGTAGCCGAGGATAATCTGGATCAGACAACGTCCAAAAGTTAGGGTTTGTAGTTTGATGCTGCTCCAAAAGCTCAACTGGATCTAGATTGCGCCGCTCAGCGACAATCGTTTCGGCTATTTGCCGCCCAACCCCGTCTACGGTCGCAAGCTCTGTTAACCCTGCATCCCAAGCTGCTTCAAGCGTACCAAAATGTTGGTGAAGGCGGCGAATGAGAATGGCCCCAATTCCAGGAATTTGCGACCAAGCAAGCCAGAAAGCCCGCTCTTGTGCCAATGATGTCTCCCTAGTAGAAAATAAACGCTTTGCTGAGAGTGTTTAGCCGGATGGATGAACGAAGAATCAAATCGAGATCTTGATCTACAGGATTCCCTGATTTTTCGACTAATATTGCAGATCGATTGAGATGAGCCGTCGCAGATTACTCTAGATGCTCACAGATAACCTCTCACGTCTTAAAGGCTTCAGAACTATCTTCATCAGCAACCCAAATACAGTATCGAACATCTCCACGAATGTATTCACTTGAACCATATGCACGTTTGATGAACTTATTAGCTGCTGGGTATTTCTGAGTAAGGTGGTGTGCTTCACTGCTACTAAATTAAGAGATTTCCACCTTCGACTGGCTTCCCACCTGCCTCAACTGGAAATCTGCCATCATCTGGTAATAAGCATTTTTCAATAACAACATTAGCTCCAGCCACCAAATACGCATTGATATTCTCAACTTCCTTAACAACCGTTTCCCCAGTCTCTTCCACCGCAAACAACCGCCGTACTTTCCCCATGTGATCCGAGATGCCCACAATCACCACCGTGACCCCGGCATTATGACTCGCCAGATTCGCCCACTTAAAGCTGGTATGGGCAAAGGCAATCTCATGCCCTGTGACAAAAATCAAGGGCCACAAAATCGGCACCTGCTGCCCCTGACAAATCGAATTCGTTGCCACAAATGCGGCTGCCGATGGGGTCTGGGTGTCGTAATCCGCCGCCTTCATGAACCAACCGGCCACATAATCCAGCGACTTCCAGGTTTTCGTTCGTCCCCCAGATACCAGCTTCGAATCATCCTTTTGCTCTGCCGATTGCCAGGTCGAACCCAAATAGGGTGGATTGCCGCAAATATAGGTTTCGCCCCCTCGTTTTCAAAATCAATCTCCGTCTGCTCCAAGGGTGTACTAAACAAATCATCAGCCACTAGCTTCACCCCCGTCCCCGTCGGTGGACACAAACTCAACCAATTCAACCGCAGGGCATTGCCACAGGTAATCCAGTTCTCATTCTTCAGGGGCAAAAACTCCGCCAACGCCAACCGCTGCCCCCGGTACAGCACATCGCACTGATACTCGGCAATGATCAACGCCAAGCGGGCAATCTCACAAGCAAAGTGGCGAATTTCAATGCCGCGAAAGTTAGTGAGGGGAATCTCGGAACGGCGATCGGGTTCTCCCCGGCGGCGGTTGATTTCGGCTTCAATGGCCCGCAGTTCCTTGTAGGCAATCACCAAAAAATTGCCCGACACACAGTCCGGGTCAAAGACGCGAATCCGAGCCAGCCGTTGCCGCAGGTTCAGTAGCTTGCGTGGGTTGTGTCTCCGGCAGCTTCTAGCTGTGCCCGCAGATCGTCCAAAAACAATGGATTCAACACCTTGAGGATGTTGGGCACGCTGGTGTAGTGCATCCCCAACGCGCCGCGTTCCTCATCTTCGGCAATGGACTGAATCATCGAGCCGAAAATATCCGAGTTGATCTGTTTCCAGTCCAGGTTGCCAATGTGGAGCAGGTACGATCGGGCGATTTTGCTAAAGCGAGGGACTTCCACACCCCCAGCCCCTCGCCCTCTCGGGGCGAGGGGAGCCGAACCTTCTGATCCCCCTTCTCCTGGCTTGGGAGTAGACCGAAGGGCGCGCGAAGCAGGGGTTAGGGGATGAGGGCTAGCCTGCCGAATTATGGATAATGCTTCCTCTACATCCCTTTCCACCAACTCACTGCTGACAAGAACCACCCTCAACCCCAGCGATTTCAACTATCTTCCCTTCCCGGTATTTCCGCTAGGCTACTCACGTTTTCTAACGCGATATCGGGGCAGGTGCGTCTGATGATGCCTGTGAGGACTTTGCCTGGGCCAATTTCGATAATGCGATCGATGCCTTTGTCAGCCAATTGCAGGGTGATTTCGCGCCAGCGCACCGATCCTGTCATTTGGCGAATCAATCGATCTTTGAGCACAATACCTTCGGTGACGGGAGTGGGATCAACATTAGATAGAATGGGTACGTGAGCCGCTCGAAAGGTAATAGCTTCTAGCGCTTGTTGAAATTCTGTCGCCGCTGCGGACATCAGTGGAGAGTGAAACGCGCCACTGACGTTGAGCTTCACGGCCCGTCTGGATTTAACATTAGCCAAGACAGATTCCACCGCTGCCTCGGTTCCCGAAATCACCACCTGTCCGGCATTATTGTCGTTTGCCAATACCACGTCTGGAGTTTGGGAAATTTGTTGCTCTAGCTGGTCGCGATCGAACCCCAACAGAGCCGCCATGATCCCTTCCGAGGCAGCATCCATCAACTCGGCCCGACGTTTCACCAGCCGCAGTCCAGTTTCAAAATCAAATACTTTAGCAGCATAGAGCGCCACAAATTCACCTAAACTATGCCCTGTCATTAATTCAGGACGTTGCCCTTGCTCCCACATCAGATCAGCTAAGATGCTTTCGATCACATACAGACAAGGCTGGGTGTAGAGGGTTTTGGAGACCTTATCGCCTTCGTCTTGGCAAACCGCCGGCACAGACCAGCCCAATATTTGTTCAGCTTGCTCAAACTTGGATTGGGCTTCAGGGAATTCATACAGATCAGCACCCATACCGATTGCCTGCGAACCTTGTCCTGGAAACACCCATGCCGTCTTAGTCATAGCAATTGCAGAAATAAGGGTATACAGCTTTGTAGCCAGACCTACATTTTACGGCACTAGCAACCAGCCCTATGCGAAAAATAGCCTTTCCTTGATAGCAACTCTAGAAATCAAAGTAAATATAGGGTGGGGCTTCGTTGGGAGCTAGTAGCCAAGCGGCAAACAAACAAATGGGAATCAGCAGCATCTTGATCGATAGGTGCAGTTGTAGCTTCAGATGCCGGTGGATAAAGTAAGCGATCGTCATAGCGACCAGGAGCAGCCCCAACAACAACGCCAAGTGCAGGCGATCGGTTTGCAGCGTCTCCACATAAACCTTTTGCGCAAATTGCACATCGGCGGTGTGCCCAAACAAGCGTTGCACCACGCGCCCAGACTCGCGCAGATCGGGTAGGCGAAAGAAGATCCAAGTGGTGAACACCATCGCTTGGGTCAACATCCACGCCAGCAACACACCAGGGACAGAATGCCACCACCCCTGTAAAAGTTGCCACCGTTTAGACAAGGCATCCGTGAGGCGATGTAGAACCATCGCCAGTCCATGCAACCCACCCCAAACCACAAACCCCCACGCTGCTCCATGCCAAATACCGGTAATTAACATAACAATGAGCAAATTGAGACACGTGCGCAACAGCCCTTGGCGCGACCCTCCCAATGGAAAATAGAGATAATTACGAATCCACTCGCCCAAAGTCATATGCCAGCGTCGCCAAAAATCGGCAATGTTGGT
This genomic interval carries:
- a CDS encoding cyclic nucleotide-binding domain-containing protein translates to MAQVLLATTPEARQQIYQFRYRVYVEEMNKNPRGANHAERILKDELDDTATLLYLTIDGDIAATLRRNRLSETPLPNLIHRALEIERFMVAFPKDVLSFSSRFMVAPKYRNSSIAGAIVVEAYKLAREQGILFDFSHASPWLVPFYENLGFRRYGDNFLDVDAGLQIPLVLLLDDIAHLQAVHSPMYRSARRVTTPTVTRDWFLEAFPKAADFFNTYQHSPEEVWEFWLHKQQNHSDQPVSIFQSLDREQLKKLLRQGLFHSVKAGENIVRIGDIHSSVFVVLSGIVQRQSTIHSNTTTTSVLNPHHFFGEVTLFASLPSPEQVTAVTDVELFVLPKQAAMRAIKTMPDAMCQFFLQVSQSLCERYVAKDVTYERSTDLSSSNINQAA
- a CDS encoding NfeD family protein, producing MKTTSPQRVKLFPKNVYGTVEKRITPTQPGRVRFQGSTWKARFYGAACPVLVPGDAVKVVGLEGITLLVLPKGDASDTPDR
- a CDS encoding thioredoxin domain-containing protein; its protein translation is MSLSVIKFSSEDCGLCHKMSFYDQKVAEELGLDFVDVKMQDTATYRKYRKILLAQYPDKAEMGWPTYIICDSPDGEFKIVGEVKGAHPKGEFRSKLQEVVAQMN
- the nfi gene encoding deoxyribonuclease V (cleaves DNA at apurinic or apyrimidinic sites); translated protein: MDLHHQHDWNLTPEEAIALQQSLQQAVITLDQFQSIDTVAGVDVGFEDAGHTTRAAVAVLSFPGLQLQEQTIARRPTTFPYIPGLLSFREVPAVLDALEKLHILPDLLLCDGQGTAHPRRFGIACHLGLLTNIPSIGVAKSLLVGNHADILDEKGAWQPLQHKGETIGAALRTRPKTKPLYISPGHRVSLETAIDYVLRCTTKYRLPETTRFAHKLASETPASELEKLEKKQAMATPLESEQLNLF
- a CDS encoding UDP-glucose dehydrogenase family protein, with the protein product MRVCVIGTGYVGLVTGVCLAHIGHDVVCVDNNEEKVKLMQSGQSPIFEPGLSELMQGAIQSQRIHFTSDLGAGVSHGDILFIAVGTPPLPTGESDTRYVEAVARGIGEHLNGGYKVIVNKSTVPIGSGDWVRMLVLDGVAERQKELVAAGGGTATEITADFDVVSNPEFLREGCAIYDTFNPDRIVLGSNGQRAISMMKELYAPIVSREFAEDKSLPTVPVLVTDLSSAEMIKYAANAFLATKISFINEVANICDRVGADVTQVAKGIGLDSRIGNKFLQAGIGWGGSCFPKDVSALIHTADDYGYEAQLLKSAVSVNQRQRLLAVEKLQQVLKILKGKTVGLLGLTFKPDTDDMRDAPALDIIEQLHRLGTKVKAFDPLVSQSGMRHGLSNVLVETDPERLADGCDALVLVTDWKQFRSLDFAKMATLMTTPIIIDGRNFLDQDVVEKAGFRYVGIGRRG
- a CDS encoding UDP-glucuronic acid decarboxylase family protein, giving the protein MRILVTGGAGFIGSHLIDRLMEQGHDVLCLDNFYTGHKRNILKWFNHPNFELIRHDVTEPIRLEVDQIYHLACPASPVHYQYNPVKTIKTNVMGTLNMLGLAKRVKARFLLASTSEVYGDPEMHPQTEEYRGNVNPIGIRSCYDEGKRVAETLAFDYHRQNDVDIRIVRIFNTYGPRMLENDGRVVSNFVVQALRGQPLTVYGNGSQTRSFCYVSDLVEGIMRLMNSDFIGPVNLGNPDEYTILQLAQAVQQMVNPDVAIDFKPLPQDDPRRRKPDITRAKTHLDWQPTVPLQEGLQRTIEDFRARLTEAAQSDKDKTEAPLQI
- the dprA gene encoding DNA-processing protein DprA yields the protein MAQERAFWLAWSQIPGIGAILIRRLHQHFGTLEAAWDAGLTELATVDGVGRQIAETIVAERRNLDPVELLEQHQTTNPNFWTLSDPDYPRLLREIPDPPPVLYFRGRVSPPENQGLLPAIAIVGTRKPSDYGRRWTRKLSATLTKAGFTVVSGLAAGVDTEAHHTCLATAGRTIAVLGTGVDVIYPWFNHKLAEQIVSQGLLLSEHPAGTQPDRSHFPRRNRIIAGLCRATLIVEAPERSGALITARFANDYGREVYVLPGSLDNSRSKGCLELLNQGAQVILGEQELLNGLGLLPNLPPLASSVSLAPSSSTQLTMFAEESLVGLELAPELRQVLQSMPLEPVTVDWLVEQTGLDAGTVLSVLSQLELMDLASMLPGMQYQRRLRSNVQDDF
- the fabD gene encoding ACP S-malonyltransferase; this translates as MTKTAWVFPGQGSQAIGMGADLYEFPEAQSKFEQAEQILGWSVPAVCQDEGDKVSKTLYTQPCLYVIESILADLMWEQGQRPELMTGHSLGEFVALYAAKVFDFETGLRLVKRRAELMDAASEGIMAALLGFDRDQLEQQISQTPDVVLANDNNAGQVVISGTEAAVESVLANVKSRRAVKLNVSGAFHSPLMSAAATEFQQALEAITFRAAHVPILSNVDPTPVTEGIVLKDRLIRQMTGSVRWREITLQLADKGIDRIIEIGPGKVLTGIIRRTCPDIALENVSSLAEIPGREDS